The following proteins are encoded in a genomic region of Nitrospirota bacterium:
- a CDS encoding DUF1574 family protein, with amino-acid sequence MPNSKKYPTAFVIAILFIFIFECANAYFDNYFYSPQYEGGIGTPFEGLRLKLKNEISQSKEFNFDVLIIGDSHSHVCFKPTIIESKTGLSCFNFATFGAQSVMASFWILDNYLKTHTKKPKYLIIGFDPFYIFSLKKHYMEITSLTALADFKTGNVGKFIDEFGISKGIKFILPSLKHQGRFRKFIKNPLAFEIPSKTQLQDFIAQVYRDKGYYPERADESFPPDAELNGFRHLLTYTDLNKFSVSPFSEKYFRKILELAAGNKIKIIYHMQPMPPYLSEVVNKYPYYGQYINFVDSLKKEYPDFYVVNTQDILNESAMYLDAYHLNGKGTFIQSEFLAQKINELELKKD; translated from the coding sequence ATGCCCAATTCTAAAAAATACCCAACTGCTTTTGTGATCGCCATTTTGTTTATATTCATTTTCGAATGCGCCAATGCTTACTTTGATAACTACTTTTACTCTCCCCAGTATGAAGGTGGAATTGGAACGCCATTTGAGGGCTTAAGGCTTAAACTAAAGAATGAAATATCGCAATCAAAGGAATTCAATTTTGATGTTCTCATTATTGGAGATTCTCACAGTCATGTCTGTTTTAAGCCCACAATAATAGAGAGTAAGACCGGGCTTTCCTGCTTTAATTTTGCAACATTCGGGGCACAGTCCGTCATGGCCTCTTTCTGGATCCTCGATAATTATCTTAAGACACATACGAAAAAACCGAAATACCTGATTATCGGGTTTGACCCGTTTTATATTTTCTCACTGAAAAAGCATTATATGGAGATAACATCCCTCACAGCTTTGGCTGACTTCAAAACAGGTAATGTAGGGAAGTTTATTGACGAATTCGGCATCTCTAAAGGAATAAAATTTATATTGCCGTCATTGAAACATCAGGGCCGTTTCAGGAAATTTATAAAAAATCCCTTAGCCTTCGAAATACCAAGCAAGACACAGCTTCAAGACTTCATTGCTCAGGTTTACAGGGATAAAGGATATTATCCGGAAAGAGCTGATGAATCTTTCCCCCCAGACGCTGAATTGAACGGCTTCAGACATCTCTTAACATACACTGACCTTAATAAATTTTCTGTGTCTCCTTTCTCTGAGAAATATTTCAGAAAGATATTAGAACTTGCTGCAGGTAATAAGATAAAAATCATATATCATATGCAGCCTATGCCGCCATATCTTTCCGAAGTTGTAAATAAATATCCTTATTACGGTCAATATATTAATTTTGTAGATTCATTGAAGAAAGAGTATCCCGATTTCTATGTTGTAAATACTCAGGATATCCTCAATGAAAGTGCGATGTACTTAGACGCGTACCATTTAAATGGAAAAGGCACTTTTATTCAAAGTGAATTCTTGGCCCAGAAGATAAATGAATTGGAATTAAAAAAGGATTAG
- a CDS encoding HAD family hydrolase translates to MNNVLAFFDFDGTMIKVDSFPRFLWFCTSPSIFTQKLLRSIPVLLKYSSGAIDNHTAKEKIFAIFFAKAKMDVFSNNARSFSNAVIPRLVRHEAIERLRWHQKQNHQCILVSASIEEYLVPWAQAVGFSKVLATKVEVDSSCNLTGKFLGKNCNGIEKIKRIQGYIGHPGKYEIYAYGDSKGDVELLRIADHPFYKSFREESLCHG, encoded by the coding sequence ATGAATAATGTTCTGGCGTTTTTTGATTTTGACGGAACCATGATAAAAGTTGATTCCTTCCCGAGGTTTTTATGGTTTTGCACCTCACCTTCGATATTTACTCAAAAGCTGCTCCGCTCAATTCCTGTTTTGCTGAAATATTCATCCGGAGCAATCGATAATCATACTGCAAAAGAGAAAATATTTGCGATATTTTTTGCGAAGGCAAAGATGGACGTTTTCAGTAATAATGCAAGATCTTTCAGCAATGCTGTAATACCCCGTCTTGTAAGACATGAGGCTATTGAGCGGCTCAGGTGGCACCAGAAGCAAAACCATCAGTGTATTCTTGTAAGCGCCTCGATTGAAGAATATTTAGTTCCGTGGGCGCAAGCGGTTGGGTTTTCTAAGGTCCTGGCAACAAAGGTGGAAGTTGACAGTAGTTGTAATCTTACCGGGAAATTTTTAGGGAAAAACTGTAATGGCATTGAAAAGATAAAACGTATACAGGGATATATTGGTCATCCCGGAAAATATGAAATCTATGCGTATGGCGACAGCAAAGGTGACGTGGAATTATTAAGAATCGCTGATCATCCTTTTTATAAATCATTTAGAGAAGAGAGTTTATGCCATGGATAG
- a CDS encoding MBOAT family protein yields the protein MLLLASYLFYATWDWRFLSLVLTSTILDYFCGIKIDEAHDNKKKKLFLIFSVASNLSILGIFKYFNFFTYNLQVLFNLLGFSFEPYIFNIVLPMGISYYTFKTMSYTIDIYWGRMRPVRNFLDYALFVSFFPALLSGPIDTANKFLPQILIPRKLTLDKFYEGCYLIFWGLFQKLFIADNLAKFVDPVFAADPPYHGAAVLLAVYAYLFQLYCDFGGYSSIAIGLGKVMGFDMMINFNLPYFAENIADFWQRWHISLSKWVRDYLYTPLFAGLGKLKGKTRLSMTMVTTMTLLGLWHAAAWNFIFYGVYHGILLVIYYLLVQPKLRTLINPKNKFSQSVWKVVRIIFMFHITVIGFLIFRSQSASQIYNMFHSLIFNFKIADIALDKVLVIMSFASILIVVEIVQYVKNNSLIIFKWNPVVRAVFYIVCVYLILFFGVEGGKEFIYAQF from the coding sequence ATGCTGCTATTGGCAAGCTACTTATTTTATGCAACATGGGACTGGAGATTTTTGTCATTAGTTTTAACATCGACGATTCTTGACTATTTTTGCGGAATTAAGATAGACGAAGCGCATGACAATAAGAAGAAAAAACTATTTTTAATTTTCAGCGTAGCAAGCAATCTGTCTATTTTAGGGATATTTAAATATTTTAATTTCTTTACTTATAATCTTCAGGTCCTGTTCAATCTTTTAGGTTTTTCTTTCGAGCCCTATATCTTCAATATAGTTCTTCCTATGGGGATATCGTATTACACGTTCAAGACAATGAGTTACACAATAGACATCTATTGGGGACGGATGAGACCCGTTAGGAATTTTCTGGATTATGCCCTTTTTGTGTCATTTTTCCCCGCCCTGTTATCCGGGCCTATTGACACGGCAAATAAATTTCTCCCCCAGATACTTATTCCAAGAAAATTGACCTTGGATAAATTCTATGAAGGCTGCTATCTTATATTCTGGGGATTATTTCAAAAACTTTTTATTGCTGATAATCTGGCTAAGTTCGTTGATCCTGTTTTTGCTGCAGATCCACCATATCATGGCGCTGCAGTTTTACTGGCTGTGTATGCATATCTATTTCAACTTTATTGTGATTTCGGAGGCTATTCCAGCATAGCAATCGGGCTTGGAAAAGTCATGGGGTTTGATATGATGATCAATTTTAACCTGCCTTATTTTGCTGAAAATATCGCAGACTTCTGGCAGCGTTGGCATATAAGTTTAAGTAAATGGGTAAGGGATTATCTTTATACTCCGTTGTTTGCCGGTTTGGGAAAACTGAAAGGAAAAACGAGGTTATCTATGACCATGGTGACCACAATGACTTTGCTGGGGCTATGGCATGCGGCTGCCTGGAACTTCATATTTTACGGAGTGTACCACGGAATTTTGCTGGTAATTTATTATCTGTTAGTTCAGCCAAAACTCAGGACCCTTATAAATCCTAAAAATAAATTTTCTCAAAGCGTCTGGAAGGTCGTGAGAATAATATTTATGTTCCATATAACAGTAATCGGGTTTTTGATCTTCAGGTCTCAATCGGCATCTCAGATATACAATATGTTTCACAGCCTGATCTTTAATTTTAAAATAGCGGATATTGCATTAGATAAGGTATTAGTAATCATGTCTTTCGCATCTATTTTAATTGTCGTTGAAATTGTGCAATATGTTAAGAACAATTCCCTGATCATATTTAAATGGAACCCGGTAGTGAGGGCGGTATTCTATATCGTGTGTGTCTATTTGATATTGTTTTTTGGTGTTGAAGGCGGTAAGGAGTTTATTTATGCCCAATTCTAA
- a CDS encoding decaprenyl-phosphate phosphoribosyltransferase, producing the protein MDRAIQYLTLLRIHQWHKNLFVFLGFFVLGNYGNYDLLAKAIIMTAVFCLASSSVYIFNDYHDRESDRKHPTKKNRPLANGAISISAALFLALSFCFASLIISFYVNIAALIVISIYLVNNLTYSLFLKKYPIIDVFQIGLGFMLRIFAGTEGIGIYISEWMLLTGFMISILIGFSKRYAELSNNAAPQNHREVLREYSLETLNSFMIIMAAATIITYSLYTLSPRSIELHGTTNLIYTTPFVMFGIFRFLYLVQFQQSGDDPSSQIFKDKQLVITVILWALTYGILIR; encoded by the coding sequence ATGGATAGAGCTATTCAGTATCTAACTTTATTAAGGATACATCAATGGCATAAAAATTTATTTGTATTCTTGGGCTTTTTTGTTTTAGGCAATTATGGCAACTATGACTTGCTGGCTAAAGCAATAATAATGACTGCCGTGTTTTGTCTAGCTTCTTCATCCGTATATATTTTCAATGATTATCACGACAGAGAATCAGATAGAAAGCATCCGACAAAGAAAAACAGGCCCCTGGCAAACGGGGCCATTAGTATTAGCGCGGCGCTTTTTTTAGCCTTGTCTTTTTGTTTCGCAAGTTTGATTATTTCTTTTTACGTCAATATTGCGGCGTTAATTGTCATTTCCATTTATCTTGTTAATAATCTTACGTACTCTCTGTTTCTTAAGAAATATCCGATTATTGATGTATTCCAGATAGGCCTTGGATTTATGCTAAGGATTTTTGCGGGGACGGAAGGGATAGGTATATATATTTCTGAATGGATGCTGCTTACCGGATTCATGATTAGTATCTTAATAGGGTTTTCTAAAAGGTACGCTGAATTATCTAATAATGCAGCGCCTCAAAATCACAGAGAAGTTTTACGGGAATATTCACTTGAGACCTTGAACTCTTTTATGATAATCATGGCGGCTGCAACAATAATCACTTATTCTCTTTATACATTAAGCCCAAGGTCGATCGAACTGCACGGAACAACAAATCTTATCTATACAACCCCATTTGTAATGTTTGGAATTTTCCGCTTTCTCTATTTAGTTCAGTTTCAGCAGTCAGGGGACGACCCTTCATCTCAGATTTTTAAAGATAAACAATTAGTGATCACGGTTATTCTATGGGCTTTAACTTATGGTATATTAATAAGGTGA
- a CDS encoding sulfatase has product MVAFILWVMLYVLFKALSNLNKAICYEHIIAWFIIAALIIIVKKESDFSLKDLGNIYRLIILTLVPVIVTAVVWIGHKPIERHAGKILYKIYDLITPLVWIFAFLFIFAVPFSFFTFARAVTKADYVSNGAQVFSTDKNRPNIIFVSMDALGARDMQLYGYNRPTTPFITEWARNAVVFKRAYASSNWTPPATMSMMTGQRPWIHKNWHLMYLYPFRHYEQNLPKLLKDDGYATYAFVQNFNATADSHGIGYAFLSNEQYFTFLYRPPGIEGNIYRKIDFLLDKTNSPIAVEWVLKHPLLPIWLVQSDTDKTTTPPEMVYDSFLKHISIHPRQPFFAWLHLEMPHFPFLPQKPYMGMFGDGDKFNTEQKQVDTGLLGKCCFGPERQKEVDILKKRQDEFILYGDQQFKLFLSRLAETVDMSNTIIFFSSDHGTSMSRGYIGHGNYRLYENVTNIPLIIKMPDTNNRYKGINGTVIDVPVEQIDIAPTILELAGIPAPKWMEGRSLLSRMEGKFVEPRPVFSMELGRNSAIISDPLLTKYSIAIWDGDYKLIYYSGWEGKKTELFNLSTDPGETKNIFHEKPEMAKRFLKQIESGLSQATKRQYTLSE; this is encoded by the coding sequence GTGGTTGCCTTTATATTATGGGTAATGTTATATGTGCTTTTTAAGGCACTCTCAAATCTTAATAAGGCTATCTGTTATGAGCATATCATAGCGTGGTTCATAATCGCTGCCTTAATAATCATTGTAAAAAAAGAATCTGATTTTTCTTTGAAGGATCTCGGGAATATATACAGGTTAATAATTTTGACGTTGGTTCCTGTTATTGTGACTGCTGTTGTCTGGATTGGGCATAAGCCCATTGAAAGACATGCCGGGAAAATACTTTATAAAATATATGACCTTATTACCCCTCTTGTCTGGATTTTTGCGTTCTTATTCATCTTTGCTGTTCCCTTTTCCTTTTTTACATTTGCGAGAGCGGTTACAAAGGCTGATTATGTTTCCAACGGAGCACAGGTTTTTTCAACTGATAAGAACAGGCCTAATATCATTTTCGTATCGATGGACGCATTAGGCGCCAGAGATATGCAGTTGTATGGTTACAACCGTCCCACGACACCATTTATTACTGAATGGGCCAGGAATGCTGTAGTTTTTAAGAGGGCATATGCATCCTCAAACTGGACGCCTCCAGCTACTATGTCTATGATGACGGGACAAAGACCGTGGATACACAAGAACTGGCATCTAATGTATTTATATCCATTCAGACACTATGAACAGAATTTACCAAAGTTGCTAAAAGACGACGGTTACGCTACGTACGCCTTTGTTCAAAATTTCAATGCTACAGCCGATTCACACGGAATAGGATATGCTTTTTTATCTAACGAGCAATATTTCACATTTCTGTATAGGCCCCCCGGAATTGAAGGCAATATTTACAGGAAAATAGATTTCTTGTTAGATAAAACAAACAGCCCTATTGCGGTAGAATGGGTACTGAAACATCCCTTGCTGCCCATTTGGCTTGTCCAGTCTGATACAGATAAAACTACAACGCCCCCTGAAATGGTGTATGACAGTTTTTTAAAGCATATTTCAATACATCCCCGGCAACCATTTTTTGCATGGCTGCATCTTGAAATGCCTCATTTCCCTTTCTTGCCCCAGAAGCCTTATATGGGAATGTTCGGGGATGGGGATAAGTTCAATACTGAGCAGAAACAAGTTGATACCGGATTGTTAGGAAAATGTTGCTTTGGACCTGAGAGACAAAAGGAAGTTGATATTTTAAAGAAACGCCAGGACGAATTTATCTTATACGGCGATCAACAATTTAAGTTGTTCCTGTCACGTCTTGCAGAAACGGTTGATATGTCCAATACGATAATATTTTTTTCCTCAGACCATGGCACAAGCATGTCACGCGGCTATATAGGCCATGGCAACTATAGGCTTTATGAAAATGTCACTAATATACCTTTGATAATAAAAATGCCTGATACAAACAACCGGTATAAAGGGATAAACGGGACGGTAATAGACGTTCCTGTCGAACAGATTGATATTGCACCGACCATTCTTGAACTTGCCGGGATCCCGGCGCCAAAATGGATGGAAGGACGCTCTTTGCTCTCCCGTATGGAAGGTAAATTCGTTGAACCGCGCCCGGTCTTCTCAATGGAGCTTGGGCGTAATAGTGCAATAATAAGCGACCCTCTTCTTACCAAATACAGCATAGCCATATGGGATGGTGACTACAAGCTCATTTATTATTCGGGCTGGGAAGGTAAAAAAACAGAGCTTTTTAATCTGAGCACTGACCCTGGCGAAACCAAAAATATCTTTCATGAAAAACCTGAGATGGCAAAAAGATTTTTGAAACAAATCGAGAGCGGCCTTTCCCAAGCCACTAAAAGACAATATACTCTATCGGAGTGA
- a CDS encoding SDR family oxidoreductase, whose translation MTLPTRIAVFGATSAIAFEAVKLFAKKGASLYLCARDEGELKRLSDDLVVRGAKKVEYSAFDALDENSILNAIESCLSKLPDLDGLLIAHGTLPAQKLCETNIEEMKKTIDINFTSAAIILTHISSHFEKQGHGVIAVISSPAGDRGRQSNYVYGSAKGALTVFLSGLRQRMQKSGVRVLTIKPGFVDTPMTADFKKGILFVGPEVIARGIYKAMEKENDEVFLPWFWRWIMLVIRMIPQSVYKKLTL comes from the coding sequence ATGACATTGCCAACTAGGATTGCGGTCTTTGGTGCAACATCCGCAATCGCTTTTGAAGCTGTCAAGCTTTTTGCAAAGAAAGGCGCATCACTTTATTTATGTGCAAGGGATGAAGGAGAGTTAAAGCGTCTTTCGGATGATTTAGTTGTCAGAGGGGCAAAAAAAGTTGAATATTCAGCCTTTGACGCGTTAGATGAAAACTCAATTCTTAATGCAATTGAGAGCTGTCTGTCAAAGTTGCCGGACCTTGACGGGCTTCTTATAGCACATGGTACATTACCTGCTCAGAAATTATGTGAGACAAATATTGAGGAGATGAAAAAAACAATAGATATAAATTTTACAAGTGCCGCAATCATTTTGACCCATATTTCATCACATTTTGAAAAACAAGGTCACGGAGTTATTGCGGTTATCTCCTCTCCTGCGGGCGATCGAGGAAGACAGAGTAATTATGTTTATGGTTCGGCAAAAGGGGCATTGACTGTTTTTCTTTCGGGGCTAAGACAACGTATGCAAAAATCCGGGGTCAGGGTACTTACGATTAAGCCGGGTTTTGTAGACACTCCTATGACGGCCGATTTCAAGAAGGGGATTTTGTTTGTTGGTCCAGAGGTAATCGCCAGAGGCATTTACAAAGCAATGGAAAAAGAAAATGACGAGGTGTTCTTACCATGGTTTTGGCGGTGGATCATGCTCGTGATACGGATGATACCTCAAAGTGTATATAAAAAATTAACTCTATAA
- a CDS encoding acyl carrier protein: MSNKKLKITLSKILQIDEDKINDETSPNNVETWDSFNAMMIVTALESEFNVRFTTGDIVGVRNVGDMKKSLMRHGVVFNDD; this comes from the coding sequence ATGTCGAATAAAAAATTAAAAATAACTTTGTCGAAAATATTACAAATAGATGAAGACAAGATTAATGACGAAACTTCTCCGAATAATGTTGAGACCTGGGACTCTTTTAACGCTATGATGATAGTTACCGCTTTAGAGAGTGAATTTAATGTGAGGTTTACTACAGGAGATATTGTCGGTGTAAGAAATGTCGGAGATATGAAAAAGAGCTTAATGCGGCATGGGGTGGTGTTTAATGATGATTAA
- a CDS encoding VOC family protein, protein MNRSLAFYKDALGLRLFQDEIISGPDLDLAFMEKDVRVRMVLLADEVGNMIELLEWKNPKVKERPAEHMNFISTGLVEVCLAVSDLEKLKDALEREGVSFRTPVWKFSNVVNRHIGPELQITHVVDPDGVQVELIQVLRREPMRQQA, encoded by the coding sequence ATGAATAGATCTTTAGCCTTCTATAAAGACGCGCTTGGATTACGCCTGTTTCAGGATGAAATAATCTCAGGACCTGATCTGGACCTGGCTTTCATGGAAAAAGACGTCAGGGTAAGAATGGTATTGCTTGCGGATGAAGTGGGAAATATGATTGAGCTTCTTGAATGGAAAAATCCAAAAGTTAAGGAAAGGCCTGCCGAGCATATGAATTTCATATCAACCGGTCTCGTTGAGGTCTGCCTCGCGGTGTCTGATCTTGAAAAATTGAAGGATGCACTGGAAAGGGAAGGGGTCAGCTTCAGGACACCGGTTTGGAAATTCAGCAACGTAGTGAATAGACATATAGGCCCGGAATTACAAATAACCCACGTGGTGGATCCTGACGGGGTTCAGGTAGAGCTCATTCAAGTGCTGCGAAGGGAACCCATGCGTCAGCAGGCATAA
- a CDS encoding FAD-binding oxidoreductase: MSNNYYFESWGRFPRRIHLGEIVPQSINTVADSINSVNALVLPRGMGRSYGDSCLNDGGYLLFTRLLNKFVNFNPDMGILRCESGVTLDEILKVFVPQGWFLPVTPGTKFVTIGGAIANDVHGKNHHKAGTFGSHVICFELERSDGTRMICSKDRNADWYEATIGGLGLTGVILWADIRLKPINGPYIEMESIKFENLDEFFQISQESEAHCEYTVSWLDCLHNDGVRGIFMRGNHINKLEKEEMKAVHKNPTWKAFPFDAPSFLLSTVTIKLFNILFYNKQIIRKQRRIVHYDPFFYPLDNVNNWNRMYGKRGFLQWQCVVPVKNNKDAIRTILKEISKSKLGSFLVVLKEFGSIPAHGMLSFPMPGITLALDFPNVGEKLFSLLNKLDDIVCSAGGRIYPAKDARMSGKTFRSSFPKFEEFIKYVDPKLSSSFYRRVGGRNDIAN; encoded by the coding sequence ATGTCGAATAATTATTATTTTGAATCCTGGGGCAGGTTTCCCCGGAGAATCCATTTGGGGGAGATAGTCCCTCAGTCAATTAACACAGTTGCGGACTCTATTAATTCAGTGAATGCGCTGGTTTTACCGCGCGGAATGGGTCGCAGCTACGGCGATTCCTGTCTAAATGACGGCGGCTATCTTCTGTTTACCAGACTTTTAAACAAGTTTGTAAATTTTAATCCAGATATGGGCATTTTGAGATGCGAGTCAGGTGTTACACTTGATGAAATCCTGAAGGTCTTTGTTCCGCAAGGTTGGTTTTTACCTGTTACCCCGGGTACCAAATTTGTAACAATCGGCGGGGCAATTGCCAATGATGTCCATGGAAAGAACCATCACAAAGCAGGCACCTTCGGAAGCCATGTTATCTGTTTTGAACTTGAAAGGTCTGATGGCACAAGGATGATCTGCAGTAAAGATAGAAATGCGGACTGGTATGAGGCTACTATCGGGGGGCTCGGTTTAACAGGCGTTATTCTCTGGGCCGATATCAGGCTGAAACCGATCAATGGCCCGTATATTGAAATGGAGTCTATTAAGTTTGAAAATCTGGATGAATTTTTTCAAATCTCTCAGGAATCTGAAGCGCATTGTGAATATACGGTCTCATGGTTGGATTGTCTTCATAATGATGGAGTTCGCGGGATCTTTATGAGGGGCAATCATATTAATAAATTGGAAAAGGAAGAAATGAAGGCTGTTCACAAGAACCCGACATGGAAGGCATTTCCGTTTGATGCCCCGTCGTTTTTGCTGTCTACGGTTACTATCAAGTTGTTCAATATTCTTTTCTACAATAAACAGATTATCAGAAAACAGAGACGCATTGTTCATTATGATCCGTTTTTTTATCCACTGGACAATGTAAATAATTGGAACCGGATGTACGGTAAGCGGGGATTTCTGCAATGGCAGTGTGTGGTGCCTGTCAAAAATAATAAAGATGCTATCAGAACAATACTGAAGGAAATTTCAAAAAGTAAGCTTGGATCATTTCTTGTGGTACTAAAAGAATTTGGGAGCATTCCGGCCCATGGGATGCTTTCATTTCCCATGCCCGGGATCACCCTGGCCCTGGATTTTCCAAATGTAGGCGAAAAACTTTTTTCACTTTTGAATAAATTGGATGATATTGTTTGCAGCGCCGGGGGCAGAATTTACCCTGCAAAAGACGCCAGGATGTCCGGCAAAACCTTCAGGTCTTCATTTCCTAAGTTTGAGGAATTTATTAAATATGTCGATCCTAAATTATCATCGAGTTTTTACAGAAGGGTAGGGGGTAGAAATGACATTGCCAACTAG